A single Natranaerobius thermophilus JW/NM-WN-LF DNA region contains:
- a CDS encoding ABC transporter permease, whose translation MDKIMALTLFQFKIKLRQYTDLFYKIIFPVLLYLTFISGTPEENHDNLLPLFIVIVILINIILHYGSEFVRYRDLNFFVKYKLLGFKPLGVAMALYLNTLIFQLIGIAILSIIAIIVFEVSFPLLNLHNILIIFLIINFFQFSITFLLSSVFDEMEKYSPASQVVFYYQFFLGIFGIDIFTGTSRILLDIFNPIVHGLEAMLGAWTLEKSILHFPMEISILLGLSLVFCIIASRNFQWFKLKQ comes from the coding sequence ATGGATAAAATAATGGCACTAACATTATTTCAATTTAAAATAAAATTGAGACAATATACCGATCTGTTTTATAAGATAATTTTTCCTGTTCTTTTGTATTTGACTTTCATTAGTGGAACTCCTGAAGAAAATCATGATAACCTGTTACCTTTATTTATTGTAATTGTGATTCTTATTAATATAATTTTACATTACGGAAGTGAATTCGTGAGATATAGAGATCTAAATTTTTTCGTCAAGTACAAATTGCTCGGTTTTAAACCCTTAGGTGTAGCCATGGCTTTGTATCTAAATACATTAATATTTCAGTTAATTGGGATAGCAATATTATCGATAATTGCCATTATAGTTTTTGAAGTTAGTTTCCCTCTGTTAAACCTTCATAACATTTTGATAATTTTTTTGATTATTAACTTCTTTCAGTTCTCCATTACTTTTTTGCTTAGCAGTGTTTTTGACGAAATGGAAAAATATAGTCCGGCTTCCCAGGTAGTTTTCTACTATCAGTTTTTTTTGGGGATTTTTGGAATAGATATTTTTACGGGAACGTCCAGAATACTATTGGATATTTTTAATCCCATTGTGCATGGTTTAGAAGCTATGCTAGGGGCTTGGACTTTGGAAAAGAGTATTTTACATTTTCCAATGGAAATAAGTATCCTGTTGGGTTTGAGTTTAGTTTTTTGCATCATTGCTTCGAGAAACTTCCAATGGTTTAAATTAAAACAGTGA
- a CDS encoding ABC transporter ATP-binding protein, protein MNELINVNQISKNFNDKEALKNINLTVNRGEIIGIVGHNGAGKTTLVNCMTGIYEPDKGTIDYIFDYKSLYDHIGVQMQEQYYEWKSKVFEVCQLYKQITRSDINLEEMLEEFELTSEANNYINQLSGGNRQKLAILLTLINQPEIIFLDELTTGLDPVAKRKVWDLLKDINETKEVTIILTSHNLDEVEYLADRIMILYKGEVVYLGGMTSAVEEYSEGEKIIEFQIKNELASFKLMKYNAETLTDGRYQIRTKNDEQVLKELIDDVGIKNVVVKSPGLEDVFLKIAGYRLDKEGRIING, encoded by the coding sequence ATGAATGAACTTATTAATGTCAATCAAATATCTAAGAACTTCAATGATAAAGAAGCTTTAAAGAACATTAATTTAACAGTAAATCGTGGTGAAATCATAGGAATAGTAGGTCACAACGGTGCCGGGAAAACCACTTTAGTCAACTGTATGACAGGAATTTATGAACCAGACAAAGGTACTATAGATTATATCTTTGATTATAAAAGTTTATATGACCATATTGGTGTTCAAATGCAAGAACAATATTATGAATGGAAATCGAAAGTTTTTGAGGTATGTCAATTATACAAACAAATCACTAGAAGTGATATTAATTTGGAAGAAATGTTGGAAGAATTTGAATTGACTAGTGAAGCGAATAATTATATCAATCAATTATCGGGAGGAAATAGACAAAAGCTGGCTATTTTACTGACATTGATTAATCAACCTGAGATTATTTTCCTGGATGAACTAACCACTGGACTAGACCCTGTTGCAAAAAGAAAAGTGTGGGATCTATTAAAAGATATTAACGAAACAAAAGAAGTGACTATTATTTTGACAAGTCACAATTTGGATGAAGTAGAATATTTGGCAGATAGAATTATGATCTTGTATAAAGGTGAAGTAGTTTATTTAGGAGGGATGACTTCAGCAGTAGAGGAATACTCTGAGGGAGAAAAAATTATTGAATTTCAAATTAAAAATGAGCTAGCAAGTTTTAAACTCATGAAGTATAATGCTGAGACTTTAACAGATGGGAGATATCAAATCAGAACTAAAAATGATGAACAAGTGTTAAAAGAATTGATTGACGATGTTGGGATTAAAAATGTGGTTGTTAAATCTCCTGGTTTGGAGGATGTATTTTTAAAAATTGCTGGGTATCGGCTTGATAAAGAAGGGAGAATTATTAATGGATAA